A genomic stretch from Natronomonas gomsonensis includes:
- the tuf gene encoding translation elongation factor EF-1 subunit alpha, with protein sequence MSDKPHQNLAVIGHVDHGKSTMVGRLLFETGSVPEHVIEQYREEAEEKGKGGFEFAYVMDNLAEERERGVTIDIAHQEFDTDEYYFTIVDCPGHRDFVKNMITGASQADNAVLVVAADDGVQPQTQEHVFLARTLGIDELIIAVNKMDLVDYDESKYKAVVDEVNQLLQQVRFNTDDAKYIPTSAFEGDNVSEESENTPWYDGPTLLEALNDLPEPQPPTDAPLRLPIQDVYTISGIGTVPVGRVETGMLNTGDNVSFQPSDAGGEVKTIEMHHEEVPEAGPGDNVGFNVRGVGKDDIRRGDVCGPADDPPTVAETFQAQVVVMQHPSVITAGYTPVFHAHTAQVACTIESIDKKIDPSSGEVAEENPDFIQSGDAAVVTVRPQKPLSIESSNEIPELGSFAIRDMGQTVAAGKVLSVNER encoded by the coding sequence ATGAGCGACAAACCACACCAGAACTTGGCCGTCATCGGCCACGTCGACCACGGAAAGAGTACGATGGTCGGGCGGCTCCTCTTCGAGACCGGGAGCGTCCCCGAGCACGTCATCGAACAGTACCGAGAGGAAGCCGAAGAGAAGGGTAAAGGCGGCTTCGAGTTCGCCTACGTCATGGACAACCTCGCCGAGGAGCGAGAGCGCGGTGTAACCATCGACATCGCCCACCAGGAGTTCGACACCGACGAGTACTACTTCACCATCGTCGACTGTCCGGGTCACCGCGACTTCGTCAAGAACATGATTACTGGCGCGAGCCAGGCCGACAACGCGGTGCTCGTCGTCGCAGCCGACGACGGTGTCCAGCCGCAGACCCAAGAGCACGTCTTCCTGGCCCGTACGCTGGGCATCGACGAGCTCATCATCGCGGTCAACAAGATGGACCTCGTCGACTACGACGAGAGCAAGTACAAGGCCGTCGTCGACGAAGTCAACCAGCTGCTTCAGCAGGTTCGCTTCAACACCGACGACGCCAAGTACATCCCGACCTCGGCGTTCGAGGGCGACAACGTCTCCGAGGAATCGGAGAACACGCCGTGGTACGACGGCCCGACCCTGCTCGAGGCCCTCAACGACCTGCCGGAGCCGCAGCCGCCGACGGACGCGCCGCTGCGACTGCCGATTCAGGACGTTTACACGATTTCGGGTATCGGTACGGTCCCGGTCGGCCGTGTCGAGACGGGTATGCTGAACACGGGCGACAACGTCTCCTTCCAGCCGAGCGACGCTGGCGGAGAGGTCAAGACCATCGAGATGCACCACGAGGAAGTCCCCGAGGCCGGCCCCGGCGACAACGTTGGATTCAACGTCCGCGGCGTCGGCAAGGACGACATCCGACGCGGTGACGTCTGTGGCCCCGCCGACGACCCGCCGACGGTCGCCGAGACCTTCCAGGCACAGGTCGTCGTCATGCAGCACCCCTCGGTCATCACTGCTGGCTACACGCCGGTCTTCCACGCCCACACGGCGCAGGTCGCGTGTACCATCGAGTCCATCGACAAGAAGATCGACCCCTCCTCCGGCGAGGTCGCCGAGGAGAACCCGGACTTCATCCAGTCCGGCGACGCTGCCGTCGTCACCGTCCGACCGCAGAAGCCGCTCAGCATCGAGTCCTCGAACGAGATTCCCGAGCTGGGCAGCTTCGCCATCCGCGACATGGGTCAGACCGTCGCGGCCGGCAAGGTCCTCAGCGTCAACGAGCGATAA
- a CDS encoding HalX domain-containing protein — translation MGTDTETTETATVLVVDDERDLADLYTAWLSQEYDVRTAYGGQEALDALDEDVDVALIDRLMPQVSGDEVLEHIRESEYDCRVSMVTAVEPDFDIIEMGFDEYIVKPIRRDDLVGVVESLLSRSAYDNQLQEFFSLASKRAALQSQKSQHELENSDAYSDLTERVEALRADLDSTAEELSTRDFEVQLRKLNADRSA, via the coding sequence ATGGGGACGGATACGGAGACGACCGAAACGGCGACGGTACTCGTCGTCGACGACGAGCGGGACCTTGCCGATTTATACACGGCGTGGCTCTCCCAGGAGTACGACGTTCGAACGGCCTACGGCGGCCAGGAGGCGCTCGACGCTCTCGACGAGGACGTCGACGTGGCGCTCATCGACCGCCTGATGCCACAGGTGTCGGGCGACGAGGTGCTCGAACACATTCGCGAGTCGGAGTACGACTGCCGGGTGTCGATGGTGACGGCCGTCGAACCTGATTTCGACATCATCGAGATGGGGTTCGACGAGTACATCGTCAAGCCGATTCGGCGCGATGACCTCGTCGGGGTCGTCGAGTCGTTGCTCTCCCGGTCGGCTTACGACAACCAACTGCAGGAGTTCTTCTCGCTTGCCTCGAAGCGGGCGGCGCTGCAGTCCCAGAAGAGCCAACACGAACTGGAGAACAGCGATGCCTACAGCGATCTCACCGAACGCGTCGAGGCGTTGCGGGCGGACCTCGACAGCACGGCCGAGGAGCTTTCGACACGGGATTTCGAGGTACAGCTGCGGAAATTGAACGCCGATAGGTCGGCTTAG
- a CDS encoding DUF7382 domain-containing protein, whose product MFRATRLREDERGIEGLPVRLVIALVVGVASLSVMMSMISGISGLAVTELDVRPTPEVTTPDNGSVSVAVVDPDGGRVADATVVARGGSARLDGVATAKTDENGTAKFDIDPELGPNQRDGTVVFDIKPPAGSDYADRRENTALLVVEK is encoded by the coding sequence ATGTTCAGAGCAACACGGCTACGCGAGGACGAACGCGGTATCGAGGGACTGCCGGTTCGCCTCGTTATCGCACTCGTCGTCGGCGTCGCCAGCCTCTCGGTGATGATGAGCATGATTTCGGGTATTTCCGGACTCGCGGTGACGGAACTCGACGTTCGGCCGACGCCGGAGGTCACGACGCCCGACAACGGTTCCGTCTCGGTGGCGGTCGTCGACCCCGACGGGGGGCGCGTCGCCGATGCCACCGTCGTCGCCCGCGGCGGGTCAGCACGGCTCGACGGCGTCGCGACGGCGAAGACCGACGAGAACGGCACCGCGAAGTTCGACATCGACCCCGAGTTGGGGCCGAACCAGCGAGACGGCACCGTCGTCTTCGACATCAAACCGCCCGCGGGTAGCGACTACGCCGACAGACGTGAGAACACGGCGCTGTTGGTGGTCGAAAAGTAG
- a CDS encoding homoserine dehydrogenase: MKLAVMGAGAVGSSVVELAGEYGHEVVAVADSSTAAVDDGGLDAEDVLARKRSRDVVGNHDPADALEADYDALVETTPTTLGDAEPGFSHVARALERDRHVVLANKGPVAERYDEVRSLEADSKGTVLFEAAVGGAIPILSTIDDLNGQVTAARGVLNGTANFILTRMAAEGLGYEHVLAEAQDLGVAEADPTFDVEGTDAALKCVILANVLYDDTYTLEDAEVEGIADLPGSALELAAEDGRTIRLIGEVADGAVRVGPRLVPENGTLAVSGTLNIVQLETNHAGRLNISGRGAGGPETASAVLADIGRLPPVE, translated from the coding sequence ATGAAACTGGCCGTGATGGGAGCGGGCGCCGTCGGTTCCTCCGTCGTGGAGTTGGCCGGCGAGTACGGCCACGAGGTCGTCGCGGTCGCGGACTCCTCGACGGCGGCCGTCGACGACGGGGGTCTCGACGCCGAGGATGTCCTCGCCCGAAAGCGGAGCCGTGATGTCGTCGGGAACCACGACCCTGCGGACGCGCTGGAGGCCGACTACGACGCGCTCGTCGAGACGACGCCGACGACGCTCGGTGACGCCGAACCGGGCTTTTCACACGTCGCGCGTGCGCTCGAACGCGACCGTCACGTCGTGTTGGCGAACAAGGGGCCGGTCGCCGAGCGCTACGACGAGGTTCGCAGTTTGGAGGCCGACTCGAAGGGGACGGTGCTGTTCGAGGCTGCCGTCGGCGGCGCGATTCCCATCCTCTCGACTATCGACGACCTCAACGGGCAGGTGACCGCCGCTCGCGGCGTTCTCAACGGGACGGCGAACTTCATCCTCACTCGGATGGCCGCGGAGGGACTGGGCTACGAACACGTCCTCGCCGAAGCACAGGACCTCGGCGTCGCCGAGGCCGACCCCACCTTCGACGTGGAGGGGACCGACGCCGCCCTGAAGTGTGTCATCCTCGCGAACGTGCTGTACGACGACACCTACACCCTCGAAGACGCCGAGGTCGAGGGCATCGCCGATTTGCCCGGAAGCGCCCTCGAACTCGCCGCAGAGGACGGCCGAACCATCCGACTCATCGGGGAAGTCGCCGACGGAGCGGTTCGGGTCGGACCGCGATTGGTGCCCGAAAACGGGACGCTCGCCGTCTCGGGGACGCTCAACATCGTCCAGTTGGAGACGAACCACGCTGGCCGACTGAACATCTCGGGGCGCGGTGCGGGCGGCCCGGAGACTGCCAGCGCCGTACTGGCCGATATCGGGCGACTTCCGCCTGTGGAGTGA
- a CDS encoding DUF5781 family protein: MDVRVTGRGPAEPFLSSRDLLATEYDLDLPVVVKIRENPDERTVAGHYDDRHELLVSRRAATSAMARELALHEFAHMARYEEEHPSHLQSTEEALFLALAGKSVERRKLSHCYQIANHMKDIYADDITLDIGPTEKLVAFMESSLARAVADSPPSAPGEWERWSPAADPDITAVNAAFALALLERHDAIDDDHRLYDLAHAAAADAPDVSLSTFKRTFRSLADDPDESEYRKALVDVTREYVLDEGPTQRAAD, translated from the coding sequence ATGGACGTTCGCGTGACGGGACGTGGGCCAGCCGAACCGTTCTTGAGTTCGCGTGACCTGCTGGCGACCGAGTACGACCTCGACCTCCCGGTGGTCGTAAAGATACGCGAGAACCCCGACGAGCGGACCGTCGCGGGTCACTACGACGACCGACACGAACTGCTCGTCTCCAGACGAGCCGCCACCTCGGCGATGGCACGGGAACTCGCCCTCCACGAGTTCGCACACATGGCCCGCTACGAGGAAGAACACCCCTCACACCTCCAATCGACCGAAGAAGCGTTGTTTCTCGCGTTGGCCGGCAAGAGCGTCGAGCGGCGCAAACTCTCACATTGTTATCAAATCGCCAACCACATGAAGGACATCTACGCCGACGACATCACCCTCGACATCGGCCCGACCGAGAAGTTGGTCGCCTTCATGGAATCATCACTCGCGCGGGCGGTCGCCGATTCCCCACCGTCGGCACCCGGCGAGTGGGAGCGGTGGAGTCCCGCCGCCGACCCCGATATTACGGCCGTCAACGCGGCGTTCGCACTCGCCTTGCTCGAACGCCACGATGCCATCGACGACGACCACCGACTGTACGACCTCGCCCACGCCGCCGCCGCGGACGCACCCGACGTGTCGCTGTCGACGTTCAAACGAACGTTCCGGTCGTTGGCAGACGACCCCGACGAGTCGGAGTACCGGAAGGCACTCGTCGACGTGACCCGGGAGTACGTCCTCGACGAGGGACCGACCCAGCGGGCCGCCGACTAG
- a CDS encoding amino acid-binding protein: protein MSEADRRSYTVRLELVDEPGELLGALEPIADNGGNLLSIFHERGNLTPRGHIPVEVDLEATQAQFDVIVDSLRGAGVNVIQAGAERYSEELTVVLVGHLVETDLSDTLRRFHDCGGVSVADLSLSAPAGTEGPSSARLRVVASEGQSDDALATIRSVAEEKDLRVIEPLTEGSQ, encoded by the coding sequence ATGAGCGAGGCAGACAGACGGTCGTACACGGTTCGGCTCGAACTCGTCGACGAACCCGGTGAGCTGTTGGGCGCGCTCGAACCCATCGCGGACAACGGTGGGAACCTGCTGTCAATATTCCATGAGCGCGGCAATCTCACACCGCGGGGCCACATCCCTGTCGAGGTCGACCTCGAGGCGACCCAAGCGCAGTTCGACGTCATCGTCGACTCGCTCCGGGGGGCGGGTGTCAACGTCATCCAGGCGGGCGCCGAACGCTACAGCGAGGAGTTGACCGTCGTGTTGGTCGGCCACCTCGTCGAGACGGACCTCTCGGATACCCTCCGGCGGTTCCACGATTGCGGTGGGGTTTCGGTCGCGGACCTGTCGTTGTCGGCGCCAGCGGGTACTGAGGGGCCATCCAGCGCCCGCCTGCGCGTCGTCGCCAGCGAAGGACAGAGCGACGACGCACTCGCGACCATCCGGTCGGTCGCCGAAGAGAAGGACCTGCGCGTCATCGAGCCGCTGACGGAGGGGTCCCAATGA
- a CDS encoding winged helix-turn-helix domain-containing protein — MPERDESESPPESSGRGVPEWKTDWKTGDETGIDRSEVDHGGVSPPEAFSMLANETRIEILQALWERRDEPVAFSELHADVDVDRGNFNYHLSKLAEHFVRQTGEGYELREAGKAVIRAVLAGTITHDPRIEPTDLGVPCPLCGGAIEFSYADEFITVRCTSCAGVMGGDVPRGTFMHHTFPPAGLQGRHGIEVLEAARVHYETDLATMLQGVCPECGGTVDRSMHACEEHETDTDGMCTACGSVPDIWVEHVCANCSYSRWCVVWLPILFHPAVIAFVYERQPFESFLELRRLFWVDSGYIDGIERSVVSEAPLEVEVRVPFDGDEIRVTVDEEMRTKNVR; from the coding sequence ATGCCCGAGCGTGACGAATCGGAGTCACCGCCGGAGTCGTCCGGGCGGGGGGTTCCCGAGTGGAAGACCGACTGGAAAACGGGGGATGAGACGGGGATTGACCGTTCCGAAGTCGACCACGGCGGCGTGTCGCCGCCGGAAGCGTTCTCGATGCTGGCCAACGAGACCCGAATCGAGATACTACAGGCGCTCTGGGAGCGTCGCGACGAACCGGTCGCCTTCTCCGAACTCCACGCCGATGTCGACGTCGACCGGGGGAACTTCAACTACCATCTCTCGAAACTGGCCGAACACTTCGTCCGACAGACGGGGGAGGGCTACGAGCTCCGAGAGGCCGGAAAGGCGGTCATCAGGGCGGTGCTGGCAGGCACTATCACCCACGACCCGCGAATCGAACCCACCGACCTCGGCGTCCCCTGTCCGCTCTGTGGGGGTGCAATCGAGTTCAGCTACGCCGACGAGTTCATCACCGTCCGCTGTACCTCGTGTGCGGGCGTGATGGGAGGTGATGTCCCTAGAGGTACGTTCATGCACCACACGTTTCCGCCCGCCGGCCTCCAGGGCCGCCACGGTATCGAGGTCCTTGAAGCGGCTCGCGTTCACTACGAGACCGATCTGGCCACGATGTTACAAGGTGTCTGTCCCGAGTGTGGTGGAACGGTCGACCGCTCGATGCACGCCTGTGAGGAACACGAGACGGACACCGACGGGATGTGTACTGCGTGTGGTTCCGTCCCCGACATCTGGGTCGAACACGTTTGTGCGAACTGTTCGTACAGTCGGTGGTGTGTCGTCTGGTTGCCGATACTGTTTCACCCGGCAGTCATTGCCTTCGTCTACGAGCGTCAGCCCTTCGAGAGCTTCCTCGAGTTGCGGCGGCTTTTTTGGGTCGATTCGGGGTACATCGACGGAATCGAACGCTCCGTCGTTTCGGAGGCTCCCCTCGAGGTAGAGGTACGTGTCCCGTTCGACGGCGACGAGATTCGAGTTACCGTCGACGAGGAGATGCGAACCAAGAACGTGCGCTGA
- a CDS encoding protein-L-isoaspartate O-methyltransferase family protein, with translation MDPAVLRDDMVDSLEHEAKAVVRSETVSVAMREVPREPFVDDEAAAYADRSSERYGTRVLSPSAAGRLLEALAVDPDDDVLVVGCGVGYTAAVIAEIVGEANVQAIDITRRLVYEARSNLERAGYPGVLVDRRDGARGLPDYAPYDRILLEAAAIEPPRALLNQLAPEGRLVMPRGTGTQELVAVEGEEAVAEFGTVAFQPMLVEGEQADTVERNRTHREDREHARRAAERRKGWEQSWIDWDDRL, from the coding sequence ATGGACCCGGCGGTGCTCCGCGACGACATGGTCGACAGCCTCGAACACGAGGCCAAGGCCGTCGTTCGCTCGGAGACGGTCAGCGTCGCGATGCGGGAAGTGCCTCGTGAGCCGTTCGTCGACGACGAGGCGGCCGCCTACGCCGACCGCTCCTCGGAGCGCTACGGAACGCGCGTGCTCTCCCCGAGTGCGGCGGGACGACTGTTGGAGGCACTCGCCGTCGACCCCGACGACGACGTGTTGGTCGTGGGCTGTGGCGTCGGATATACCGCCGCCGTCATCGCCGAGATTGTCGGCGAGGCGAACGTCCAGGCCATCGACATCACGCGCCGCCTCGTCTACGAGGCGCGGTCGAACCTCGAACGCGCCGGCTACCCTGGTGTACTCGTCGACCGTCGCGACGGCGCCCGCGGACTCCCCGACTACGCACCCTACGACCGAATTCTCCTCGAAGCCGCCGCTATCGAACCGCCGCGGGCGCTCCTGAACCAGTTGGCCCCCGAAGGACGACTGGTCATGCCCCGAGGCACCGGAACCCAGGAACTCGTCGCCGTCGAGGGCGAGGAGGCCGTCGCCGAGTTCGGCACCGTCGCCTTCCAGCCGATGTTGGTCGAAGGCGAGCAGGCCGACACCGTCGAGCGCAACCGAACCCACCGCGAGGACCGCGAGCACGCCCGCCGGGCCGCCGAGCGCCGGAAGGGCTGGGAGCAGTCGTGGATAGACTGGGACGACCGACTCTGA
- the rpsJ gene encoding 30S ribosomal protein S10: MQQARVRLAGTAPEDLDDICDDVREIADKTGVTLSGPVPLPTKKLEIPARKSPDGEGTATWEHWEMRVHKRLIDIDADERALRQLMRIQVPNDVSIEIVLED; the protein is encoded by the coding sequence ATGCAACAGGCACGCGTTCGCCTCGCGGGCACGGCACCCGAGGACCTCGACGACATCTGCGACGACGTTCGCGAAATCGCCGACAAAACCGGCGTGACGCTGTCGGGACCGGTCCCGCTGCCGACGAAGAAGCTGGAAATCCCGGCGCGTAAGTCCCCCGACGGAGAAGGGACCGCGACGTGGGAACACTGGGAGATGCGCGTCCACAAGCGACTCATCGACATCGACGCCGACGAACGCGCACTCCGCCAGCTGATGCGGATTCAGGTCCCGAACGACGTCTCCATCGAGATCGTCCTCGAGGACTAA
- a CDS encoding fluoride efflux transporter FluC: MALVAALAVGIGGSVGALARYAIGNAIEQRGLDTFAVNVLGSFALGVVLAVGLGDTARLAFGVGFCGAFTTFSSFAVESVRLAEDENVEVAAVYAAGTLVAALLAVALGSEIGATVA; the protein is encoded by the coding sequence GTGGCGCTCGTAGCGGCGCTTGCGGTCGGCATCGGCGGGTCGGTGGGGGCGCTCGCACGGTACGCCATCGGGAACGCAATCGAGCAGCGGGGCCTCGACACGTTCGCCGTGAACGTCCTCGGCAGTTTCGCACTCGGCGTCGTTCTCGCAGTCGGCCTCGGAGACACCGCAAGGCTGGCCTTCGGCGTCGGCTTCTGTGGGGCGTTCACTACGTTCTCGTCGTTCGCCGTCGAGAGCGTCCGACTCGCAGAAGACGAAAACGTCGAGGTCGCAGCCGTCTATGCGGCCGGGACGCTCGTCGCCGCTCTCCTCGCGGTCGCTCTCGGAAGCGAAATCGGTGCCACCGTCGCGTAG
- a CDS encoding fumarylacetoacetate hydrolase family protein: MKLASFEVETPVGTRQRVGVRDEHGALVDVTAAYAADLNSRGEADPLAVAETHAPPEMSTFLQRGERAFNAARDAVAFVRETDASEGPTGGQLRFDPADEGVRLLAPLPRPNSIRDFMAFEEHVKNSLGEEPPQVWYDTPVYYKGNPDSVVGPGEEVAWPSHSEQLDYELEIAAVIGKEGTDIDAADAEEYIAGYTVFNDFSARDTQMKEMQGRLGPAKGKDFANAFGPFLVTTDSFDLSEARMTAEINGETWSDGVAGEMYHSFADIVEHVSRDETLYPGDVLGSGTVGEGCGLELGRFLEEGDTVTLHVDGLGTLENTVR, encoded by the coding sequence ATGAAACTCGCTTCCTTCGAAGTCGAAACGCCGGTCGGAACACGACAGCGCGTCGGCGTCCGCGACGAACACGGTGCGCTCGTCGACGTGACCGCCGCCTACGCCGCCGACCTCAACTCGCGGGGGGAGGCCGACCCCCTCGCCGTCGCCGAAACCCACGCTCCACCCGAAATGTCGACGTTCCTCCAGCGCGGTGAACGGGCCTTCAACGCCGCCCGCGACGCCGTCGCGTTCGTCCGTGAGACCGACGCCTCGGAAGGCCCGACGGGCGGGCAACTCCGGTTCGACCCCGCCGACGAGGGCGTTCGACTCCTCGCACCGCTACCGCGGCCGAACTCGATTCGGGACTTCATGGCCTTCGAGGAACACGTGAAGAATAGCCTCGGCGAGGAGCCACCGCAGGTGTGGTACGACACCCCGGTCTACTACAAGGGCAACCCCGACAGCGTCGTCGGACCCGGCGAGGAGGTAGCGTGGCCGAGTCACTCCGAGCAACTCGACTACGAACTCGAAATCGCCGCCGTCATCGGCAAGGAGGGAACCGACATCGACGCCGCCGACGCCGAGGAGTACATCGCCGGCTACACCGTCTTCAACGACTTCAGCGCCCGGGACACCCAAATGAAGGAGATGCAGGGCCGCCTCGGCCCCGCGAAGGGAAAGGACTTCGCCAACGCCTTCGGCCCGTTTCTCGTCACGACCGATTCCTTCGACCTCTCCGAAGCGCGCATGACCGCCGAAATCAACGGCGAGACGTGGTCCGACGGCGTCGCTGGCGAGATGTATCACTCCTTCGCGGACATCGTCGAACACGTCTCACGCGACGAGACGCTGTACCCCGGTGACGTACTCGGCAGCGGTACCGTCGGCGAAGGCTGTGGCCTCGAGTTGGGACGGTTTCTCGAAGAAGGCGACACCGTCACACTACACGTCGACGGACTGGGGACGTTGGAGAATACCGTTCGCTAA
- a CDS encoding elongation factor EF-2, whose protein sequence is MGRRKKIVQECERLMDNPENIRNIAIAAHVDHGKTTLTDNLLAGAGMISDDTAGQQLAMDTEEDEQERGITIDAANVSMTHEYEDTNHLINLIDTPGHVDFGGDVTRAMRAVDGALVVVDAVEGAMPQTETVLRQALREGVKPTLFINKVDRLISELQEGPQEMQQRLTGVIHDVNELIRGMTEEMDDIDEDWTVSVEDGTVGFGSALYKWGVSMPSMQRTGMDFGEIIDLEQADKRQELHERTPLSDVVLDMVCEHFPNPIDAQPRRIPRIWRGDPESEIADTMRLVDEDGEVVMMVTDIGIDPHAGEIAAGRVFSGTLEKGQDLYVSGTAGTNRVQSVGIYMGGEREEVEEVPAGNIAAVTGLKDAIAGSTVSSVEMTPFESIEHISEPVITKSVEAQSMDDLPKLIETLQQVAKEDPTIQIEINEDTGEHLISGQGELHLEVITQRIERNQGIPVNTGEPIVVYREAPQEASREVEGRSPNNHNRFYITVEPLEQDIVDSIKLGDISMDMPELERREELMEQGMDKDTAQNVEHIHGTNVFIDDTKGIQHLNETMELVIEGLEEALNDGPLAAEPVEGSLIRLHDARLHEDAIHRGPAQVIPAVRQAVHNALIDAEIKLLEPIQEVRIDVPNEHMGAASGEIQGRRGRVDDMYQEGDLMVVEGIAPVDEMIGFSSDIRSATEGRASWNTENAGFRVLADNLQPDIINEIRERKGMKLELPQSIDYF, encoded by the coding sequence ATGGGCCGACGCAAGAAAATCGTACAGGAGTGCGAACGGCTGATGGACAACCCGGAGAACATCCGGAACATCGCCATCGCCGCGCACGTTGACCACGGGAAGACGACGCTGACCGACAACCTGCTGGCAGGTGCCGGCATGATTTCCGACGACACCGCCGGCCAGCAACTCGCGATGGACACCGAGGAAGACGAACAGGAACGCGGTATCACCATCGACGCGGCCAACGTCTCGATGACACACGAGTACGAGGACACCAATCACCTTATCAACCTCATCGACACGCCGGGCCACGTCGACTTCGGTGGCGACGTGACCCGTGCGATGCGTGCTGTCGACGGCGCGCTCGTCGTCGTCGACGCCGTCGAGGGCGCGATGCCCCAGACGGAGACCGTCCTGCGGCAGGCGCTGCGGGAGGGTGTCAAGCCGACGCTGTTCATCAACAAGGTCGACCGCCTCATCTCCGAGCTTCAGGAGGGTCCCCAGGAGATGCAACAGCGGCTCACGGGTGTCATCCACGACGTCAACGAGCTCATCCGCGGGATGACCGAGGAGATGGACGACATCGACGAAGACTGGACGGTCTCCGTCGAGGACGGCACCGTCGGCTTCGGGTCGGCGCTGTACAAGTGGGGCGTCTCGATGCCCTCGATGCAGCGTACCGGGATGGACTTCGGCGAGATTATCGACCTCGAACAGGCCGACAAGCGCCAAGAGCTCCACGAGCGGACGCCGCTGTCCGACGTGGTTCTCGACATGGTGTGTGAGCACTTCCCGAACCCCATCGACGCACAGCCTCGTCGTATCCCGCGTATCTGGCGTGGTGACCCCGAATCGGAAATCGCCGACACGATGCGACTCGTCGACGAGGACGGTGAGGTCGTCATGATGGTCACCGACATCGGTATCGACCCCCACGCCGGCGAAATCGCCGCGGGTCGTGTCTTCTCCGGGACGCTGGAGAAGGGCCAGGACCTCTATGTCTCCGGGACGGCCGGGACGAACCGCGTCCAGAGCGTCGGCATCTACATGGGCGGGGAACGCGAGGAAGTCGAAGAGGTTCCCGCCGGCAACATCGCTGCCGTCACCGGACTGAAGGACGCCATCGCCGGGTCGACCGTCTCCTCGGTGGAGATGACGCCGTTCGAGTCCATCGAACACATCTCCGAGCCGGTCATCACGAAGTCCGTCGAGGCCCAGAGCATGGACGACCTGCCGAAGCTCATCGAGACGCTCCAGCAGGTCGCAAAGGAGGACCCGACCATCCAAATCGAAATCAACGAGGACACCGGCGAACACCTCATCTCCGGGCAGGGCGAACTCCACCTCGAAGTCATCACCCAGCGTATCGAGCGCAACCAGGGTATTCCGGTCAACACCGGTGAACCCATCGTCGTCTACCGGGAGGCACCGCAGGAAGCGTCCCGCGAGGTCGAGGGCCGCTCGCCGAACAACCACAACCGGTTCTACATCACCGTCGAACCGCTCGAACAGGACATCGTCGACAGTATCAAACTCGGCGACATCTCGATGGACATGCCCGAACTGGAGCGCCGCGAGGAGCTCATGGAGCAGGGCATGGACAAAGACACCGCCCAAAACGTCGAACACATCCACGGCACGAACGTGTTCATCGACGACACGAAGGGTATCCAGCACCTCAACGAGACGATGGAGCTCGTCATCGAGGGGCTCGAAGAGGCGCTCAACGACGGCCCGCTCGCCGCCGAACCCGTCGAGGGGTCGCTCATCCGTCTCCACGACGCACGCCTCCACGAGGACGCCATCCACCGCGGTCCGGCACAGGTCATCCCTGCGGTTCGGCAGGCCGTTCACAACGCGCTCATCGACGCCGAAATCAAGCTTCTGGAGCCGATTCAGGAGGTCCGCATCGACGTGCCCAACGAGCACATGGGCGCTGCCTCCGGCGAGATTCAGGGTCGACGCGGACGCGTCGACGACATGTACCAAGAGGGTGACCTCATGGTCGTCGAGGGCATCGCGCCCGTCGACGAGATGATCGGCTTCTCCAGCGACATCCGCTCGGCCACCGAGGGCCGTGCCTCCTGGAACACGGAGAACGCCGGCTTCCGCGTGCTGGCCGACAACCTCCAGCCCGACATCATCAACGAGATTCGAGAGCGGAAGGGCATGAAGCTCGAACTGCCACAGTCTATCGACTACTTCTAA
- a CDS encoding fluoride efflux transporter FluC, with amino-acid sequence MQPRAAALVAAGGFVGAVSRHAVAVALPTAFPWGTLAVNVVGAFLLGMVVYETLHQGRLSVAARTFVATGFLSSFTTYSTFASETVGLTPTLAAANVLANYALGGVAVLLAREVVRWRS; translated from the coding sequence ATGCAACCGCGGGCGGCGGCGCTGGTCGCGGCGGGCGGGTTCGTCGGTGCGGTGAGTCGACACGCCGTCGCCGTCGCGTTGCCGACAGCGTTTCCGTGGGGGACGCTCGCGGTCAACGTCGTCGGCGCGTTTCTGTTGGGGATGGTCGTCTACGAGACGCTGCATCAGGGGCGACTCTCGGTGGCCGCTCGGACGTTCGTCGCGACCGGGTTCCTCTCGTCGTTCACCACCTACAGCACGTTCGCCAGCGAGACGGTCGGACTCACGCCGACGCTGGCGGCGGCCAACGTCCTCGCCAACTACGCACTCGGCGGCGTGGCAGTCCTGCTCGCACGAGAGGTGGTCCGGTGGCGCTCGTAG